In Osmia bicornis bicornis chromosome 10, iOsmBic2.1, whole genome shotgun sequence, one genomic interval encodes:
- the LOC114879671 gene encoding RNA-binding protein lark isoform X7 → MPGFSSVGTFKIFIGNLADKTSNADIKPLFEKYGKVVECDVVKNYGFVHMENEEAGRNAIQNLNGQIVHGQPIKCEAAKSRKGPNTPTTKIFVGNLTDNTKAPQVRELFAKYGTVVECDIVRNYGFVHLEATGDVNDAIKELNGQMVDGQPMKVQISTSRVRQRPGMGDPEQCYRCGRGGHWSKECPKGGMGGGPDRNGYRDRMFGRDPYPPPPPPPFLRDRLMGGGRFGDYESYYDRRGFEDTRDLYERRFTGMTGPCDMGSSMCGLDFPPMTMPPLPPRRDPMPPMPPLGMGSMRDTGFSRGNEYGMFSRRSPPPSGNNGRFRPGLRGPSPSRRFAPY, encoded by the exons ATGCCAGGTTTTAGTAGCGTTGGCACGTTTAAAATCTTTATCGGCAATTTAGCCGACAAGACGTCGAATGCTGATATTAAACCGTTGTTCGAGAAGTACGGAAAGGTTGTAGAATGCGACGTGGTGAAAAATTATGGATTTGTG CATATGGAAAACGAAGAGGCAGGGAGAAACGCGATACAAAATTTGAATGGACAAATAGTTCATGGGCAGCCAATTAAATGCGAGGCTGCGAAGAGTCGTAAGGGGCCAAACACTCCTAcgacaaaaatatttgttggCAATCTCACAGATAATACGAAAGCCCCGCAAGTGCGGGAACTTTTCGCTAAATACGGCACAGTTGTAGAATGTGATATTGTGAGAAATTACGGCTTCGTTCATCTCGAAGCAACAGGTGATGTGAACGACGCTATCAAGGAACTGAACGGACAAATGGTAGATGGTCAACCAATGAAAGTTCAGATTTCTACGAGCAGAGTACGACAGAGGCCAGGAATGGGAGATCCTGAACAATGCTATCGATGCGGCCGCGGCGGTCATTGGTCCAAGGAATGTCCGAAAGGAGGAATGGGAGGAGGTCCGGATAGAAACGGATACAGGGACCGAATGTTTGGACGCGACCCGTACCCTCCACCGCCGCCACCACCGTTCCTTCGGGATCGGTTAATGGGTGGTGGCCGCTTTGGA GACTACGAAAGCTACTATGACAGAAGGGGCTTCGAGGACACCAGGGATCTCTACGAGAGGCGGTTTACGGGTATGACAGGGCCCTGTGACATGGGAAGTTCCATGTGCGGGCTTGACTTTCCACCAATGACAATGCCACCTCTACCCCCAAGACGAGACCCAATGCCTCCTATGCCTCCTCTAGGTATGGGATCCATGCGCGACACCGGCTTCTCCCGTGGCAACGAGTATGGCATGTTCAGCCGCCGATCACCCCCTCCAAGTGGCAACAACGGCCGGTTCAG
- the LOC114879671 gene encoding RNA-binding protein lark isoform X8: MPGFSSVGTFKIFIGNLADKTSNADIKPLFEKYGKVVECDVVKNYGFVHMENEEAGRNAIQNLNGQIVHGQPIKCEAAKSRKGPNTPTTKIFVGNLTDNTKAPQVRELFAKYGTVVECDIVRNYGFVHLEATGDVNDAIKELNGQMVDGQPMKVQISTSRVRQRPGMGDPEQCYRCGRGGHWSKECPKGGMGGGPDRNGYRDRMFGRDPYPPPPPPPFLRDRLMGGGRFGDYESYYDRRGFEDTRDLYERRFTGMTGPCDMGSSMCGLDFPPMTMPPLPPRRDPMPPMPPLGMGSMRDTGFSRGNEYGMFSRRSPPPSGNNGRFRTP, translated from the exons ATGCCAGGTTTTAGTAGCGTTGGCACGTTTAAAATCTTTATCGGCAATTTAGCCGACAAGACGTCGAATGCTGATATTAAACCGTTGTTCGAGAAGTACGGAAAGGTTGTAGAATGCGACGTGGTGAAAAATTATGGATTTGTG CATATGGAAAACGAAGAGGCAGGGAGAAACGCGATACAAAATTTGAATGGACAAATAGTTCATGGGCAGCCAATTAAATGCGAGGCTGCGAAGAGTCGTAAGGGGCCAAACACTCCTAcgacaaaaatatttgttggCAATCTCACAGATAATACGAAAGCCCCGCAAGTGCGGGAACTTTTCGCTAAATACGGCACAGTTGTAGAATGTGATATTGTGAGAAATTACGGCTTCGTTCATCTCGAAGCAACAGGTGATGTGAACGACGCTATCAAGGAACTGAACGGACAAATGGTAGATGGTCAACCAATGAAAGTTCAGATTTCTACGAGCAGAGTACGACAGAGGCCAGGAATGGGAGATCCTGAACAATGCTATCGATGCGGCCGCGGCGGTCATTGGTCCAAGGAATGTCCGAAAGGAGGAATGGGAGGAGGTCCGGATAGAAACGGATACAGGGACCGAATGTTTGGACGCGACCCGTACCCTCCACCGCCGCCACCACCGTTCCTTCGGGATCGGTTAATGGGTGGTGGCCGCTTTGGA GACTACGAAAGCTACTATGACAGAAGGGGCTTCGAGGACACCAGGGATCTCTACGAGAGGCGGTTTACGGGTATGACAGGGCCCTGTGACATGGGAAGTTCCATGTGCGGGCTTGACTTTCCACCAATGACAATGCCACCTCTACCCCCAAGACGAGACCCAATGCCTCCTATGCCTCCTCTAGGTATGGGATCCATGCGCGACACCGGCTTCTCCCGTGGCAACGAGTATGGCATGTTCAGCCGCCGATCACCCCCTCCAAGTGGCAACAACGGCCGGTTCAG
- the LOC114879671 gene encoding RNA-binding protein lark isoform X1, whose protein sequence is MPGFSSVGTFKIFIGNLADKTSNADIKPLFEKYGKVVECDVVKNYGFVHMENEEAGRNAIQNLNGQIVHGQPIKCEAAKSRKGPNTPTTKIFVGNLTDNTKAPQVRELFAKYGTVVECDIVRNYGFVHLEATGDVNDAIKELNGQMVDGQPMKVQISTSRVRQRPGMGDPEQCYRCGRGGHWSKECPKGGMGGGPDRNGYRDRMFGRDPYPPPPPPPFLRDRLMGGGRFGDYESYYDRRGFEDTRDLYERRFTGMTGPCDMGSSMCGLDFPPMTMPPLPPRRDPMPPMPPLGMGSMRDTGFSRGNEYGMFSRRSPPPSGNNGRFSRGMYEDFSRDSFEERRPGLRGPSPSRRFAPY, encoded by the exons ATGCCAGGTTTTAGTAGCGTTGGCACGTTTAAAATCTTTATCGGCAATTTAGCCGACAAGACGTCGAATGCTGATATTAAACCGTTGTTCGAGAAGTACGGAAAGGTTGTAGAATGCGACGTGGTGAAAAATTATGGATTTGTG CATATGGAAAACGAAGAGGCAGGGAGAAACGCGATACAAAATTTGAATGGACAAATAGTTCATGGGCAGCCAATTAAATGCGAGGCTGCGAAGAGTCGTAAGGGGCCAAACACTCCTAcgacaaaaatatttgttggCAATCTCACAGATAATACGAAAGCCCCGCAAGTGCGGGAACTTTTCGCTAAATACGGCACAGTTGTAGAATGTGATATTGTGAGAAATTACGGCTTCGTTCATCTCGAAGCAACAGGTGATGTGAACGACGCTATCAAGGAACTGAACGGACAAATGGTAGATGGTCAACCAATGAAAGTTCAGATTTCTACGAGCAGAGTACGACAGAGGCCAGGAATGGGAGATCCTGAACAATGCTATCGATGCGGCCGCGGCGGTCATTGGTCCAAGGAATGTCCGAAAGGAGGAATGGGAGGAGGTCCGGATAGAAACGGATACAGGGACCGAATGTTTGGACGCGACCCGTACCCTCCACCGCCGCCACCACCGTTCCTTCGGGATCGGTTAATGGGTGGTGGCCGCTTTGGA GACTACGAAAGCTACTATGACAGAAGGGGCTTCGAGGACACCAGGGATCTCTACGAGAGGCGGTTTACGGGTATGACAGGGCCCTGTGACATGGGAAGTTCCATGTGCGGGCTTGACTTTCCACCAATGACAATGCCACCTCTACCCCCAAGACGAGACCCAATGCCTCCTATGCCTCCTCTAGGTATGGGATCCATGCGCGACACCGGCTTCTCCCGTGGCAACGAGTATGGCATGTTCAGCCGCCGATCACCCCCTCCAAGTGGCAACAACGGCCGGTTCAG TAGAGGCATGTACGAGGACTTCAGCCGAGATTCATTCGAAGAGCGTAG
- the LOC114879670 gene encoding bone morphogenetic protein receptor type-1B, with protein sequence MAALSATPGRHGCKYGLWISFGVFIVRFVGALGITCYCEGHCPDDRQNGTCEGRPGGHCFSAVEEVWDAESGEYVPEWSFGCLPPDEQGFMQCKGYLVPHLQGKSIVCCNKSALCNKDLYPEYKPRPTAVPNPMAIASGAPLIILATVLSVCLMVVSIAMLLIYQKYRRKERGPCLVPPAGTLKDFIDQSSGSGSGLPLLVQRTIAKQLALSQCVGKGRYGEVWLARWRGEKVAVKVFFTLEEASWFRETEIYQTVLMRHDNILGFIAADIKGTGSWTQMLLITDYHERGSLYDYLQTTVLDHPALLAICLSIASGIAHLHTEIFGTRGKPAIAHRDIKSRNILVKRNGECAIADFGLAVRYISESGEIDIAPNTRVGTRRYMAPEVLEETLNTSSFDAFKMADMYSVGLVLWEACRRCVTGGKNSIVEPYALPYHDVVPSDPDFEDMRLAVCVKRLRPVIPPRWENDTILFALSKLMAECWHANPAVRLTALRVKKTISKLHIDNAIKIV encoded by the exons CGTTAGGAATCACTTGCTATTGCGAAGGACACTGCCCGGACGATCGACAAAATGGAACGTGCGAAGGAAGACCCGGCGGTCATTGTTTCAGCGCCGTGGAGGAAGTTTGGGACGCGGAATCGGGAGAATACGTGCCGGAATGGTCGTTTGGCTGTTTACCGCCCGACGAGCAAGGTTTCATGCAATGCAAAGGATATCTGGTGCCACATTTGCAAGGGAAAAGCATAGTGTGTTGTAACAAAAGTGCTCTTTGCAACAAGGACTTGTATCCTGAATACAAACCTAGACCCACCGCGGTACCTAATCCTATGGCTATAGCATCCGGTGCGCCGTTGATAATATTAGCTACCGTTCTTTCCGTCTGCTTGATGGTCGTTTCGATAGCCATGCTACTGATATATCAGAAATacagaagaaaagagagaggtccCTGCCTGGTGCCTCCTGCAGGAACGTTAAAAGACTTTATCGACCAGAGCAGCGGATCTGGTTCGGGATTACCCCTTCTGGTGCAACGAACGATCGCTAAACAATTGGCTTTATCTCAGTGTGTCGGCAAGGGACGTTACGGTGAAGTTTGGCTTGCCAGATGGAGAGGTGAAAAGGTCGCGGTCAAGGTATTTTTTACGCTCGAGGAAGCCTCTTGGTTCAGGGAAACAGAGATTTATCAGACCGTATTGATGAGGCACGATAACATATTGGGCTTTATCGCTGCGGACATCAAAGGAACCGGCTCTTGGACGCAAATGTTACTAATCACCGACTATCACGAGAGAGGATCGTTGTACGATTACCTACAGACCACCGTTCTCGATCACCCTGCTCTCTTGGCCATTTGCCTTTCGATCGCCTCTGGAATCGCTCATCTTCATACCGAGATATTTGGCACTCGTGGCAAGCCTGCCATAGCTCATCGAGACATCAAGAGTAGAAATATTTTAGTAAAAAGAAACGGCGAATGCGCCATCGCCGATTTCGGATTGGCGGTAAGATATATTAG TGAAAGCGGAGAAATCGATATCGCGCCAAACACCCGAGTCGGTACACGTCGATACATGGCTCCGGAAGTTTTGGAGGAAACTTTGAACACATCCTCTTTTGATGCCTTCAAAATGGCCGACATGTATTCGGTTGGTTTGGTACTTTGGGAAGCGTGTAGAAGATGCGTAACCGGTGGCAAAAATTCGATCGTCGAACCGTACGCTTTACCCTATCACGACGTCGTGCCGAGTGATCCAGATTTCGAGGATATGCGGTTGGCTGTTTGCGTGAAACGGTTACGTCCAGTCATACCTCCTCGATGGGAAAACGACACG ATCCTATTCGCTCTGAGTAAGCTTATGGCCGAGTGCTGGCACGCGAATCCTGCCGTTCGTTTAACAGCGCTACGCGTCAAAAAAACGATATCTAAACTACACATCGACAATGCCATCAAAATTGTCTAG
- the LOC114879671 gene encoding RNA-binding protein lark isoform X9 has protein sequence MPGFSSVGTFKIFIGNLADKTSNADIKPLFEKYGKVVECDVVKNYGFVHMENEEAGRNAIQNLNGQIVHGQPIKCEAAKSRKGPNTPTTKIFVGNLTDNTKAPQVRELFAKYGTVVECDIVRNYGFVHLEATGDVNDAIKELNGQMVDGQPMKVQISTSRVRQRPGMGDPEQCYRCGRGGHWSKECPKGGMGGGPDRNGYRDRMFGRDPYPPPPPPPFLRDRLMGGGRFGDYESYYDRRGFEDTRDLYERRFTGMGSMRDTGFSRGNEYGMFSRRSPPPSGNNGRFSRGMYEDFSRDSFEERRPGLRGPSPSRRFAPY, from the exons ATGCCAGGTTTTAGTAGCGTTGGCACGTTTAAAATCTTTATCGGCAATTTAGCCGACAAGACGTCGAATGCTGATATTAAACCGTTGTTCGAGAAGTACGGAAAGGTTGTAGAATGCGACGTGGTGAAAAATTATGGATTTGTG CATATGGAAAACGAAGAGGCAGGGAGAAACGCGATACAAAATTTGAATGGACAAATAGTTCATGGGCAGCCAATTAAATGCGAGGCTGCGAAGAGTCGTAAGGGGCCAAACACTCCTAcgacaaaaatatttgttggCAATCTCACAGATAATACGAAAGCCCCGCAAGTGCGGGAACTTTTCGCTAAATACGGCACAGTTGTAGAATGTGATATTGTGAGAAATTACGGCTTCGTTCATCTCGAAGCAACAGGTGATGTGAACGACGCTATCAAGGAACTGAACGGACAAATGGTAGATGGTCAACCAATGAAAGTTCAGATTTCTACGAGCAGAGTACGACAGAGGCCAGGAATGGGAGATCCTGAACAATGCTATCGATGCGGCCGCGGCGGTCATTGGTCCAAGGAATGTCCGAAAGGAGGAATGGGAGGAGGTCCGGATAGAAACGGATACAGGGACCGAATGTTTGGACGCGACCCGTACCCTCCACCGCCGCCACCACCGTTCCTTCGGGATCGGTTAATGGGTGGTGGCCGCTTTGGA GACTACGAAAGCTACTATGACAGAAGGGGCTTCGAGGACACCAGGGATCTCTACGAGAGGCGGTTTACGG GTATGGGATCCATGCGCGACACCGGCTTCTCCCGTGGCAACGAGTATGGCATGTTCAGCCGCCGATCACCCCCTCCAAGTGGCAACAACGGCCGGTTCAG TAGAGGCATGTACGAGGACTTCAGCCGAGATTCATTCGAAGAGCGTAG
- the LOC114879671 gene encoding RNA-binding protein lark isoform X5 has protein sequence MPGFSSVGTFKIFIGNLADKTSNADIKPLFEKYGKVVECDVVKNYGFVHMENEEAGRNAIQNLNGQIVHGQPIKCEAAKSRKGPNTPTTKIFVGNLTDNTKAPQVRELFAKYGTVVECDIVRNYGFVHLEATGDVNDAIKELNGQMVDGQPMKVQISTSRVRQRPGMGDPEQCYRCGRGGHWSKECPKGGMGGGPDRNGYRDRMFGRDPYPPPPPPPFLRDRLMGGGRFGDYESYYDRRGFEDTRDLYERRFTGMTGPCDMGSSMCGLDFPPMTMPPLPPRRDPMPPMPPLGMGSMRDTGFSRGNEYGMFSRRSPPPSGNNGRFSRGMYEDFSRDSFEERRTP, from the exons ATGCCAGGTTTTAGTAGCGTTGGCACGTTTAAAATCTTTATCGGCAATTTAGCCGACAAGACGTCGAATGCTGATATTAAACCGTTGTTCGAGAAGTACGGAAAGGTTGTAGAATGCGACGTGGTGAAAAATTATGGATTTGTG CATATGGAAAACGAAGAGGCAGGGAGAAACGCGATACAAAATTTGAATGGACAAATAGTTCATGGGCAGCCAATTAAATGCGAGGCTGCGAAGAGTCGTAAGGGGCCAAACACTCCTAcgacaaaaatatttgttggCAATCTCACAGATAATACGAAAGCCCCGCAAGTGCGGGAACTTTTCGCTAAATACGGCACAGTTGTAGAATGTGATATTGTGAGAAATTACGGCTTCGTTCATCTCGAAGCAACAGGTGATGTGAACGACGCTATCAAGGAACTGAACGGACAAATGGTAGATGGTCAACCAATGAAAGTTCAGATTTCTACGAGCAGAGTACGACAGAGGCCAGGAATGGGAGATCCTGAACAATGCTATCGATGCGGCCGCGGCGGTCATTGGTCCAAGGAATGTCCGAAAGGAGGAATGGGAGGAGGTCCGGATAGAAACGGATACAGGGACCGAATGTTTGGACGCGACCCGTACCCTCCACCGCCGCCACCACCGTTCCTTCGGGATCGGTTAATGGGTGGTGGCCGCTTTGGA GACTACGAAAGCTACTATGACAGAAGGGGCTTCGAGGACACCAGGGATCTCTACGAGAGGCGGTTTACGGGTATGACAGGGCCCTGTGACATGGGAAGTTCCATGTGCGGGCTTGACTTTCCACCAATGACAATGCCACCTCTACCCCCAAGACGAGACCCAATGCCTCCTATGCCTCCTCTAGGTATGGGATCCATGCGCGACACCGGCTTCTCCCGTGGCAACGAGTATGGCATGTTCAGCCGCCGATCACCCCCTCCAAGTGGCAACAACGGCCGGTTCAG TAGAGGCATGTACGAGGACTTCAGCCGAGATTCATTCGAAGAGCGTAG
- the LOC114879671 gene encoding RNA-binding protein lark isoform X4: protein MPGFSSVGTFKIFIGNLADKTSNADIKPLFEKYGKVVECDVVKNYGFVHMENEEAGRNAIQNLNGQIVHGQPIKCEAAKSRKGPNTPTTKIFVGNLTDNTKAPQVRELFAKYGTVVECDIVRNYGFVHLEATGDVNDAIKELNGQMVDGQPMKVQISTSRVRQRPGMGDPEQCYRCGRGGHWSKECPKGGMGGGPDRNGYRDRMFGRDPYPPPPPPPFLRDRLMGGGRFGDYESYYDRRGFEDTRDLYERRFTGMTGPCDMGSSMCGLDFPPMTMPPLPPRRDPMPPMPPLGMGSMRDTGFSRGNEYGMFSRRSPPPSGNNGRFSRGMYEDFSRDSFEERSFPIPDT, encoded by the exons ATGCCAGGTTTTAGTAGCGTTGGCACGTTTAAAATCTTTATCGGCAATTTAGCCGACAAGACGTCGAATGCTGATATTAAACCGTTGTTCGAGAAGTACGGAAAGGTTGTAGAATGCGACGTGGTGAAAAATTATGGATTTGTG CATATGGAAAACGAAGAGGCAGGGAGAAACGCGATACAAAATTTGAATGGACAAATAGTTCATGGGCAGCCAATTAAATGCGAGGCTGCGAAGAGTCGTAAGGGGCCAAACACTCCTAcgacaaaaatatttgttggCAATCTCACAGATAATACGAAAGCCCCGCAAGTGCGGGAACTTTTCGCTAAATACGGCACAGTTGTAGAATGTGATATTGTGAGAAATTACGGCTTCGTTCATCTCGAAGCAACAGGTGATGTGAACGACGCTATCAAGGAACTGAACGGACAAATGGTAGATGGTCAACCAATGAAAGTTCAGATTTCTACGAGCAGAGTACGACAGAGGCCAGGAATGGGAGATCCTGAACAATGCTATCGATGCGGCCGCGGCGGTCATTGGTCCAAGGAATGTCCGAAAGGAGGAATGGGAGGAGGTCCGGATAGAAACGGATACAGGGACCGAATGTTTGGACGCGACCCGTACCCTCCACCGCCGCCACCACCGTTCCTTCGGGATCGGTTAATGGGTGGTGGCCGCTTTGGA GACTACGAAAGCTACTATGACAGAAGGGGCTTCGAGGACACCAGGGATCTCTACGAGAGGCGGTTTACGGGTATGACAGGGCCCTGTGACATGGGAAGTTCCATGTGCGGGCTTGACTTTCCACCAATGACAATGCCACCTCTACCCCCAAGACGAGACCCAATGCCTCCTATGCCTCCTCTAGGTATGGGATCCATGCGCGACACCGGCTTCTCCCGTGGCAACGAGTATGGCATGTTCAGCCGCCGATCACCCCCTCCAAGTGGCAACAACGGCCGGTTCAG TAGAGGCATGTACGAGGACTTCAGCCGAGATTCATTCGAAGAGCGTAG
- the LOC114879671 gene encoding RNA-binding protein lark isoform X3 gives MPGFSSVGTFKIFIGNLADKTSNADIKPLFEKYGKVVECDVVKNYGFVHMENEEAGRNAIQNLNGQIVHGQPIKCEAAKSRKGPNTPTTKIFVGNLTDNTKAPQVRELFAKYGTVVECDIVRNYGFVHLEATGDVNDAIKELNGQMVDGQPMKVQISTSRVRQRPGMGDPEQCYRCGRGGHWSKECPKGGMGGGPDRNGYRDRMFGRDPYPPPPPPPFLRDRLMGGGRFGDYESYYDRRGFEDTRDLYERRFTGMTGPCDMGSSMCGLDFPPMTMPPLPPRRDPMPPMPPLGMGSMRDTGFSRGNEYGMFSRRSPPPSGNNGRFSAPYYVHHSTGSGAEAWDEETFLRNAN, from the exons ATGCCAGGTTTTAGTAGCGTTGGCACGTTTAAAATCTTTATCGGCAATTTAGCCGACAAGACGTCGAATGCTGATATTAAACCGTTGTTCGAGAAGTACGGAAAGGTTGTAGAATGCGACGTGGTGAAAAATTATGGATTTGTG CATATGGAAAACGAAGAGGCAGGGAGAAACGCGATACAAAATTTGAATGGACAAATAGTTCATGGGCAGCCAATTAAATGCGAGGCTGCGAAGAGTCGTAAGGGGCCAAACACTCCTAcgacaaaaatatttgttggCAATCTCACAGATAATACGAAAGCCCCGCAAGTGCGGGAACTTTTCGCTAAATACGGCACAGTTGTAGAATGTGATATTGTGAGAAATTACGGCTTCGTTCATCTCGAAGCAACAGGTGATGTGAACGACGCTATCAAGGAACTGAACGGACAAATGGTAGATGGTCAACCAATGAAAGTTCAGATTTCTACGAGCAGAGTACGACAGAGGCCAGGAATGGGAGATCCTGAACAATGCTATCGATGCGGCCGCGGCGGTCATTGGTCCAAGGAATGTCCGAAAGGAGGAATGGGAGGAGGTCCGGATAGAAACGGATACAGGGACCGAATGTTTGGACGCGACCCGTACCCTCCACCGCCGCCACCACCGTTCCTTCGGGATCGGTTAATGGGTGGTGGCCGCTTTGGA GACTACGAAAGCTACTATGACAGAAGGGGCTTCGAGGACACCAGGGATCTCTACGAGAGGCGGTTTACGGGTATGACAGGGCCCTGTGACATGGGAAGTTCCATGTGCGGGCTTGACTTTCCACCAATGACAATGCCACCTCTACCCCCAAGACGAGACCCAATGCCTCCTATGCCTCCTCTAGGTATGGGATCCATGCGCGACACCGGCTTCTCCCGTGGCAACGAGTATGGCATGTTCAGCCGCCGATCACCCCCTCCAAGTGGCAACAACGGCCGGTTCAG CGCTCCCTATTACGTACATCACTCAACCGGGAGTGGCGCGGAGGCCTGGGATGAAGAAACGTTCCTAAGGAATGCGAACTAG
- the LOC114879671 gene encoding RNA-binding protein lark isoform X2, whose protein sequence is MPGFSSVGTFKIFIGNLADKTSNADIKPLFEKYGKVVECDVVKNYGFVHMENEEAGRNAIQNLNGQIVHGQPIKCEAAKSRKGPNTPTTKIFVGNLTDNTKAPQVRELFAKYGTVVECDIVRNYGFVHLEATGDVNDAIKELNGQMVDGQPMKVQISTSRVRQRPGMGDPEQCYRCGRGGHWSKECPKGGMGGGPDRNGYRDRMFGRDPYPPPPPPPFLRDRLMGGGRFGDYESYYDRRGFEDTRDLYERRFTGMTGPCDMGSSMCGLDFPPMTMPPLPPRRDPMPPMPPLGMGSMRDTGFSRGNEYGMFSRRSPPPSGNNGRFRGMYEDFSRDSFEERRPGLRGPSPSRRFAPY, encoded by the exons ATGCCAGGTTTTAGTAGCGTTGGCACGTTTAAAATCTTTATCGGCAATTTAGCCGACAAGACGTCGAATGCTGATATTAAACCGTTGTTCGAGAAGTACGGAAAGGTTGTAGAATGCGACGTGGTGAAAAATTATGGATTTGTG CATATGGAAAACGAAGAGGCAGGGAGAAACGCGATACAAAATTTGAATGGACAAATAGTTCATGGGCAGCCAATTAAATGCGAGGCTGCGAAGAGTCGTAAGGGGCCAAACACTCCTAcgacaaaaatatttgttggCAATCTCACAGATAATACGAAAGCCCCGCAAGTGCGGGAACTTTTCGCTAAATACGGCACAGTTGTAGAATGTGATATTGTGAGAAATTACGGCTTCGTTCATCTCGAAGCAACAGGTGATGTGAACGACGCTATCAAGGAACTGAACGGACAAATGGTAGATGGTCAACCAATGAAAGTTCAGATTTCTACGAGCAGAGTACGACAGAGGCCAGGAATGGGAGATCCTGAACAATGCTATCGATGCGGCCGCGGCGGTCATTGGTCCAAGGAATGTCCGAAAGGAGGAATGGGAGGAGGTCCGGATAGAAACGGATACAGGGACCGAATGTTTGGACGCGACCCGTACCCTCCACCGCCGCCACCACCGTTCCTTCGGGATCGGTTAATGGGTGGTGGCCGCTTTGGA GACTACGAAAGCTACTATGACAGAAGGGGCTTCGAGGACACCAGGGATCTCTACGAGAGGCGGTTTACGGGTATGACAGGGCCCTGTGACATGGGAAGTTCCATGTGCGGGCTTGACTTTCCACCAATGACAATGCCACCTCTACCCCCAAGACGAGACCCAATGCCTCCTATGCCTCCTCTAGGTATGGGATCCATGCGCGACACCGGCTTCTCCCGTGGCAACGAGTATGGCATGTTCAGCCGCCGATCACCCCCTCCAAGTGGCAACAACGGCCGGTTCAG AGGCATGTACGAGGACTTCAGCCGAGATTCATTCGAAGAGCGTAG
- the LOC114879671 gene encoding RNA-binding protein lark isoform X6, translated as MPGFSSVGTFKIFIGNLADKTSNADIKPLFEKYGKVVECDVVKNYGFVHMENEEAGRNAIQNLNGQIVHGQPIKCEAAKSRKGPNTPTTKIFVGNLTDNTKAPQVRELFAKYGTVVECDIVRNYGFVHLEATGDVNDAIKELNGQMVDGQPMKVQISTSRVRQRPGMGDPEQCYRCGRGGHWSKECPKGGMGGGPDRNGYRDRMFGRDPYPPPPPPPFLRDRLMGGGRFGDYESYYDRRGFEDTRDLYERRFTGMTGPCDMGSSMCGLDFPPMTMPPLPPRRDPMPPMPPLGMGSMRDTGFSRGNEYGMFSRRSPPPSGNNGRFRGMYEDFSRDSFEERRTP; from the exons ATGCCAGGTTTTAGTAGCGTTGGCACGTTTAAAATCTTTATCGGCAATTTAGCCGACAAGACGTCGAATGCTGATATTAAACCGTTGTTCGAGAAGTACGGAAAGGTTGTAGAATGCGACGTGGTGAAAAATTATGGATTTGTG CATATGGAAAACGAAGAGGCAGGGAGAAACGCGATACAAAATTTGAATGGACAAATAGTTCATGGGCAGCCAATTAAATGCGAGGCTGCGAAGAGTCGTAAGGGGCCAAACACTCCTAcgacaaaaatatttgttggCAATCTCACAGATAATACGAAAGCCCCGCAAGTGCGGGAACTTTTCGCTAAATACGGCACAGTTGTAGAATGTGATATTGTGAGAAATTACGGCTTCGTTCATCTCGAAGCAACAGGTGATGTGAACGACGCTATCAAGGAACTGAACGGACAAATGGTAGATGGTCAACCAATGAAAGTTCAGATTTCTACGAGCAGAGTACGACAGAGGCCAGGAATGGGAGATCCTGAACAATGCTATCGATGCGGCCGCGGCGGTCATTGGTCCAAGGAATGTCCGAAAGGAGGAATGGGAGGAGGTCCGGATAGAAACGGATACAGGGACCGAATGTTTGGACGCGACCCGTACCCTCCACCGCCGCCACCACCGTTCCTTCGGGATCGGTTAATGGGTGGTGGCCGCTTTGGA GACTACGAAAGCTACTATGACAGAAGGGGCTTCGAGGACACCAGGGATCTCTACGAGAGGCGGTTTACGGGTATGACAGGGCCCTGTGACATGGGAAGTTCCATGTGCGGGCTTGACTTTCCACCAATGACAATGCCACCTCTACCCCCAAGACGAGACCCAATGCCTCCTATGCCTCCTCTAGGTATGGGATCCATGCGCGACACCGGCTTCTCCCGTGGCAACGAGTATGGCATGTTCAGCCGCCGATCACCCCCTCCAAGTGGCAACAACGGCCGGTTCAG AGGCATGTACGAGGACTTCAGCCGAGATTCATTCGAAGAGCGTAG